One Setaria italica strain Yugu1 chromosome I, Setaria_italica_v2.0, whole genome shotgun sequence DNA window includes the following coding sequences:
- the LOC101758159 gene encoding uncharacterized protein LOC101758159, producing MVRGGEKQHFFPLTSLQIGDLQSYLAELTIFLCPHTKKFLILLDNRPWLLDQDTKPAHLWQLMVTKSRFSPFANSRTRRKRDETEGKLVFSASPISAPHLRNKPSRWYSLIDEAMREKKLQVNKLKDARILNRELHQTLYGFIIFEVDWADVRGINYLNELQTDTSMAVESKIMKRWEFDSVNQASSLITSWFSGNDSECQLLQDYLDSISPNGDVFYDARNDFLTPEWEDSPSDSDDSCHVQIIRESSSFTDPSYTPPPCSGPYKRRKIIKFDDGSSMSEESYSEIVTSPKYSSSSCSSCGSDNESAKTLLEPSTYKDVLICFRFDDHDLPFRLKEVILSDVRLLTLLEYGLPSWVIFLQSYPVFCKIYRPWMCPLARALYVLMSLITVLIGFYDLYKNVPMLKATASRLFGPFFDWIETWEMISRLKYLGTMLFLHNFQQAFTWSLKIVRAVKSALSVLTKPIAGPILEVFEFTLPMWNFCAETVGYLSSVVMVSLETSWSVVLGTMQMIIWPFWFVFSTLVNIVNSVLYPVLWLLGEILAAPFRLVIGLSSFVVDLFVDIISVLRQSWSTLSALYQAGSVPRSHVLTSDNSIWGSLWKDLLYQIFRAIRSILYGFVAFFSTCNRHRLSIYNHIQVFLRRLSHVSTSGRYTAYREGARKYSSQNHPRRKTKTR from the exons atgGTGCGGGGCGGCGAGAAGCAGCATTTCTTCCCGCTCACCAGCTTGCAAATCGG GGATTTACAGTCATATCTTGCAGAGCTGACAATATTTCTGTGCCCTCATACCAAGAAGTTCCTTATATTGCTTGACAACCGCCCATGGTTGCTAGATCAGGATACAAAACCTGCTCATCTATGGCAGTTGATGGTTACTAAG TCAAGGTTTTCCCCTTTCGCAAATTCTAGGACTAGGAGAAAGAGAGATGAAACTGAAGGAAAGCTTGTATTCTCAGCAAGCCCAATATCTGCTCCCCATTTGCGAAATAAACCATCCAGATGGTATTCCTTGATCGATGAGGCCATGCGGGAAAAGAAGCTTCAAGTAAATAAGTTGAAGGATGCTCGCATACTGAATAGGGAACTGCATCAAACTTTATACGGTTTTATCATTTTTGAGGTAGACTGGGCTGATGTGCGTGGCATCAATTATTTGAATGAACTTCAG ACAGATACATCTATGGCTGTGGAGTCTAAAATTATGAAGAGATGGGAATTTGATAGTGTCAACCAGGCTTCATCATTGATCACTTCTTGGTTCTCAGGAAATGACTCTGAATGTCAGCTCCTACAAGACTATTTGGACAGCATCTCTCCTAACG GTGATGTATTTTATGATGCTCGGAACGATTTCTTAACACCTGAATGGGAGGATTCACCAAGTGATAGTGATGATTCTTGTCATGTTCAAATCATCAGAGAGTCATCAAGTTTCACAGACCCATCTTACACACCACCTCCTTGCTCTGGGCCttacaaaagaagaaaaataataaaatttgatGATGGAAGTAGTATGTCTGAAGAATCATACTCAGAAATTGTGACCTCGCCAAAATATTCATCATCTTCATGTTCATCGTGTGGCAGTGATAATGAGAGTGCTAAGACGCTGTTAGAGCCTAGCACATATAAGGATGTACTGATCTGCTTCCGCTTTGATGATCATGACCTCCCATTTAGACTGAAAGAAGTTATATTATCTGATGTGAGATTGTTAACGTTACTTGAGTATGGCCTTCCTTCATGGGTTATATTTCTTCAGTCATATCCAGTGTTTTGCAAGATATATCGCCCATGGATGTGCCCTCTTGCCAGAGCATTATATGTCTTGATGTCATTAATTACTGTTCTTATAGGGTTCTATGACCTCTACAAGAATGTCCCCATGTTGAAGGCAACTGCATCAAGATTGTTTGGCCCTTTCTTTGATTGGATAGAAACATGGGAAATGATATCAAGACTTAAGTATCTAGGAACTATGCTTTTCCTGCATAACTTCCAGCAGGCTTTTACGTGGTCTCTTAAGATTGTGCGTGCTGTTAAATCTGCTCTTAGTGTTTTGACAAAGCCAATTGCGGGACCAATTTTGGAGGTTTTTGAATTTACTCTGCCAATGTGGAACTTTTGTGCTGAAACAGTAGGATATCTGAGTTCAGTTGTCATGGTATCGCTGGAGACGTCTTGGAGTGTCGTTTTAGGTACAATGCAGATGATTATCTGGCCATTTTGGTTTGTCTTCAGTACTCTTGTTAACATTG TAAATTCAGTTCTGTACCCTGTACTTTGGCTCCTTGGAGAGATACTAGCTGCACCTTTCCGACTAGTCATTGGGCTATCAAGTTTCGTTGTGGACCTTTTTGTTGATATTATCAGTGTTCTAAGGCAGAGCTGGTCAACATTAAGTGCATTATATCAAGCTGGATCTGTACCCAGATCGCATGTGCTAACATCTGATAACAGCATCTGGGGGTCACTCTGGAAAGATCTTCTGTATCAG ATTTTCCGTGCAATACGAAGCATTTTGTATGGTTTTGTCGCCTTCTTTTCAACATGTAATAGGCACCGGCTCAG CATTTACAATCACATTCAAGTGTTTCTCCGGCGCCTCTCTCATGTCTCAACTAGTGGACGGTATACTGCCTACCGTGAAGGAGCACGGAAGTATAGTAGCCAGAATCATCCT AGAAGGAAGACTAAGACGAGATAA
- the LOC101760452 gene encoding homeobox-leucine zipper protein ROC8: protein MDFGDDVMDGNDGQRRKKRYHRHTPRQIQQLEAMFKECPHPDENQRMQLSRELGLEPRQIKFWFQNRRTQMKAQHERQDNCFLRAENDKIRCENIAMREALRNVICPTCGGPPVPDDYFDEQKMRMENARLKEELDRVSSLTSKYLGRPITQLPPVQPLSMSSLDLSVGGLGSPALGPSLDLDLLSGGSSGYHHHHPSFHLPTAVPELERPIMAEMATRAMDELIRMAQAGEQLWARTGGGHDGGREVLNVDTYDSIFAKPGGSFRGPDVHVEGSRDSGLVFMSAIGLVDMFMDSSKWMEFFPGIVAKARTIDVLVNGMAGRSESLVLMYEELHVTSPVVPTREFCFLRYCRQIEHGLWAIADVSVDLQPRDARFGAPPSRSCRLPSGCLIADMANGYSKVTWVEHMEIEDRVPIHLLYRDLILSGAAFGAHRWLAALQRACERSACLTTAGMPPRDIAGVTPEGKRSMMKLSQRMVSSFCASLSSSQLHRWTMLSGPNDVGVRVMVHRSTDPGQPSGVVLSAATSIWLPVPCDRVFAFVRDENTRSQWDVLSHGNQVQEVSRIPNGSHPGNCISLLRGLNASQNSILILQESCTDASGSLVVYAPIDVPAANVVMSGEDPSAIPLLPSGFTILPDGRHGASSSSAGPLGSPAAGSLVTVAFQILVSSLPSSKLNAESVATVNSLISTTVEQIKAALNCASHSWMDGSMGN from the exons ATGGACTTCGGCGACGACGTCATGGACGGCAACGACGGGCAGCGCCGGAAGAAGAGATACCACCGCCACACCCCGCGCCAGATTCAGCAGCTCGAGGC gatgttcaaggagtgcccGCACCCGGACGAGAACCAGAGGATGCAGCTGAGCAGGGAGCTGGGGCTGGAGCCTCGGCAGATCAAGTTCTGGTTCCAGAATCGCCGGACGCAGATGAAG GCGCAGCACGAGCGGCAGGACAACTGCTTCCTCCGCGCGGAGAACGACAAGATCCGGTGCGAGAACATCGCCATGCGCGAGGCGCTCCGCAACGTCATCTGCCCGACATGCGGCGGCCCGCCCGTccccgacgactacttcgacgaGCAGAAGATGCGCATGGAGAACGCGCGCCTCAAAGAGGAG CTTGACCGGGTGTCGAGCCTGACGTCCAAGTACCTGGGGCGGCCCATCACGCAGCTGCCGCCGGTGCAGCCGCTGTCCATGTCGTCGCTGGACCTGTCCGTCGGCGGCCTCGGCAGCCCGGCGCTGGGCCCGtcgctggacctggacctcCTCAGCGGGGGCTCCTCGgggtaccaccaccaccacccgtcCTTCCACCTCCCGACGGCGGTGCCCGAGCTGGAGCGGCCAATAATGGCCGAGATGGCGACGCGCGCCATGGACGAGCTCATCAGGATGGCGCAGGCCGGCGAGCAGCTCTGGGCCaggaccggcggcggccacgacggAGGACGCGAGGTGCTCAACGTCGACACCTACGACAGCATCTTCGCCAAGCCCGGGGGCTCGTTTCGCGGCCCCGACGTGCACGTCGAGGGGTCCCGCGACTCGGGCCTCGTCTTCATGAGCGCCATCGGGCTCGTCGACATGTTCATGGACTCG AGCAAGTGGATGGAGTTCTTTCCTGGCATCGTGGCCAAGGCCCGTACGATCGACGTCCTCGTGAACGGCATGGCCGGGCGGAGCGAGTCGTTGGTTCTG ATGTACGAGGAGCTGCACGTGACGTCGCCGGTCGTCCCGACGCGGGAGTTCTGCTTCCTCCGCTACTGCCGGCAGATCGAGCACGGGCTGTGGGCGATCGCCGACGTCTCGGTGGACCTGCAGCCGCGCGACGCCCGGttcggcgcgccgccgtcgcgctcgtGCCGCCTCCCCTCCGGCTGCCTCATCGCCGATATGGCCAACGGCTACTCCAAG GTGACATGGGTCGAGCACATGGAGATCGAGGACAGGGTGCCCATCCACCTGCTCTACCGCGACCTCATCCTCAGCGGAGCCGCGTTCGGCGCGCACCGGTGGCTCGCCGCGCTGCAGAGGGCGTGCGAGCGGAGCGCGTGCCTCACCACGGCCGGGATGCCGCCCAGAGACATCGCAGGAG TGACGCCGGAAGGGAAGCGAAGCATGATGAAGCTGTCGCAGCGGATGGTGAGCAGCTTCTGCGCGAGCCTGAGCTCGTCGCAGCTCCACCGGTGGACGATGCTGTCGGGGCCCAACGACGTGGGCGTCCGCGTCATGGTGCACCGCAGCACCGACCCGGGGCAGCCCAGCGGCGTGGTTctgagcgccgccacctccatctGGCTGCCCGTCCCGTGCGACCGGGTGTTCGCCTTCGTCCGCGACGAGAACACGCGCTCTCAG TGGGACGTGCTGTCACACGGCAACCAGGTGCAGGAGGTGTCGCGCATCCCCAACGGCTCGCACCCTGGGAATTGCATCTCCTTGCTACGA GGCCTGAACGCGAGCCAGAACAGCATCCTGatcctgcaggagagctgcaCCGACGCGTCGGGGTCGCTGGTGGTGTACGCGCCGATCGACGTCCCGGCGGCGAACGTGGTGATGAGCGGCGAGGACCCGTCGGCGATCCCGCTCCTGCCGTCGGGGTTCACCATCCTTCCCGACGGCCGGCAcggcgcgtcgtcgtcgagcgCGGGCCCGCTGGGCTCCCCGGCGGCGGGGTCGCTGGTGACGGTGGCGTTCCAGATCCTTGTGAGCAGCCTGCCGTCGTCGAAGCTGAACGCCGAGTCGGTGGCGACGGTCAACAGCCTCATCAGCACCACTGTGGAGCAAATTAAGGCGGCCTTGAATTGCGCCAGCCAttcatggatggatggatcgatgGGGAATTGA
- the LOC101759103 gene encoding putative transcription elongation factor SPT5 homolog 1 yields MPRRSHEEEEEVEEEYDMEEEEEEERSGKRSRGGGRGKRSRGVESFIDDAASEDDDADDDDDDDDDDYGGGGRGRGSKRLRSSILIDDMAQVDEDTDIDDAGSGGDDDFIDDTRDDDDIRGNDVRRRPMPHSSSMMEDEEALQEYLRRLQERSKYGAASHSDFDEEVTEIEQQALLPSVKDPKLWMVKCAIGHERETAVCLMQKFLDRPDLQIKSVVALEHLKNFIYVEAEKEAHVKEACKGLRNIFASEKITLVPIREMADVLSVESKSVDLSRDSWVRMKLGVYKGDLAKVVDVDNVRQRVTVKLIPRIDLQALANKLDRNEIAKNKSFVTPPRFFSVDEAREMHIRINRRRNRDSGEYFDVVGSLMFKDGFLYKTFSMKSISTQNIQPSFDELKKFKRPGDDLNEDVASLATLFSNRKKGHFMKGDAVIVIKGDLKNLKGSVEKVEDGTVHIQPKLPGLPRTLAFSEKDLCKYFDPGDHVKVVSGVQEGARGMVVKVEGHVLIILSDTTKEHIRAFADHVVESSEVTAGITRIGDYELHDLVLLNNLSFGIIIRVESEAFQILKGVPDKPELVLVNLREVKSKIYRRTSAKDRSNNTVSTKDVVRVVEGACKGKQGPVEHIHRGILFIYDRHYLEHSGFICAKSQSCLLVGGSTGSRRGNAMDIVDPFHAFSCTARTLQSPGRLPPRGPHINFGGRFGGRGGGGRGHDALVNRCIKIKSGPYKGYRGRVKEVTGALVRIELDSLMKIVTVKREDIGDTAAVATPFRETRYSRGVETPVHPSQTPLHHIQTPMKDSGATPIRDGMRTPMPSRAWVPMSPPRDSWEDGDRSTWASSPAYQPGTPRARPYEAPTPGSGWANGWGDASGNAQSTYAPSTPVVQPMTPVPAASYLPGTPGGQPMTPGDAGMDLMSPVIGGEAEGTWLLPDVLVNVSRGGDEVTDGVVKEVFPDGSCRVALGSQGNGDELIASANELEVVRPKKNEKLKIMNGSMRGVTGKLIGVDGSDGIVKVEGTLDVKIVDMVILGKVAA; encoded by the exons atgCCTCGCCGCAgccacgaggaggaggaggaggtagaggaggaatacgacatggaagaggaagaggaggaggagaggagcgggAAGCGATCGCGCGGCGGGGGGCGCGGGAAGCGCTCGCGTGGGGTCGAGAGCTTCATCGACGACGCGGCcagcgaggacgacgacgcggatgatgacgatgacgacgacgacgacgactacgggggcggcggccgtgggcgtGGCTCCAAGAGGTTGCGGTCGTCGATCCTGATTGACGACATGGCCCAGGTCGACGAGGACACCGATATCGACGACGCTGGTTCTGGTGGCGATGACG ACTTTATTGATGATACTCGGGATGATGATGACATCCGTGGCAATGATGTGAGAAGGAGGCCTATGCCTCATTCTAGCTCTATGATGGAAGACGAAGAGGCTTTACAAGAGTATTTGAGGCGACTACAAGAAAGATCCAAATATGGGGCAGCATCCCATTCTGACTTTGATGAGGAAGTAACCGAGATTGAACAGCAAGCTCTCCTACCATCTGTGAAGGATCCAAAGCTTTGGATGGTCAAATGTGCG ATAGGACATGAGCGGGAGACGGCTGTTTGTCTAATGCAAAAGTTCCTTGATAGGCCAGACCTCCAGATAAAATCCGTTGTTGCATTAGAACACCTAAAGAATTTCATTTACGTTGAAGCAGAGAAAGAAGCCCATGTCAAAGAG GCTTGCAAAGGTTTGCGGAACATCTTTGCTTCGGAAAAAATAACTTTGGTTCCTATAAGGGAAATGGCCGATGTCCTTTCCGTTGAGAGCAAATCTGTTGATCTTTCAAGGGACTCATGGGTTCGGATGAAGCTTGGTGTATATAAGGGTGATCTTGCTAAG GTTGTTGATGTTGACAATGTGCGCCAAAGGGTCACTGTTAAGCTCATTCCTAGAATAGATTTACAAGCGCTGGCAAATAAACTG GACCGGAATGAGATTGCTAAGAACAAGTCATTTGTTACACCACCAAGGTTCTTTAGTGTTGATGAGGCGAG GGAGATGCACATTCGCATCAACAGGAGGAGGAATAGAGATTCTGGTGAATACTTTGATGTTGTCGGCAGTTTAATGTTCAAAGATGGCTTCCTATACAAAACATTCTCTATGAAATCAATCAGCACCCAGAATATTCAGCCCTCATTTGATGAATTGAAGAAGTTCAAAAGACCTGGTGATGACCTGAATGAGGATGTGGCTAGCTTGGCCACTCTGTTTTCAAATAGGAAAAAGGGCCACTTCATGAAAGGTGATGCTGTAATTGTTATTAAAGGTGATCTCAAGAACTTAAAGGGCTCTGTTGAGAAGGTGGAGGATGGTACAGTTCACATTCAACCAAAACTACCTGGGCTTCCG AGAACACTTGCCTTCAGCGAAAAGGATCTCTGTAAATATTTCGATCCTGGAGATCATGTTAAAGTCGTATCAGGAGTTCAAGAAGGCGCGAGAGGCATGGTTGTTAAAGTGGAAGGGCATGTTTTGATCATTTTATCGGACACTACCAAAGAACAT ATCCGTGCGTTTGCAGACCATGTTGTGGAGAGCTCTGAGGTCACCGCAGGGATTACTAGAATTGGTGATTATGAATTGCACGACCTTGTTCTTCTTAA CAACTTGTCGTTTGGGATTATTATACGGGTCGAGAGTGAAGCATTTCAG ATTTTGAAGGGAGTGCCTGATAAACCTGAATTGGTCCTTGTAAATCTGAGAGAAGTAAAAAGTAAGATTTATCGACGCACATCTGCTAAAGACCGATCCAATAATACTGTGTCAACTAAGGATGTTGTGAGGGTTGTTGAAGGAGCATGTAAG GGAAAACAAGGTCCAGTGGAACATATACACAGAGGCATACTTTTTATCTATGATCGCCACTATCTTGAACATTCAGGATTTATCTGTGCAAAATCACAATCTTGTCTCCTTGTTGGGGGGTCAACTGGCAGCCGCCGTGGGAAT GCAATGGATATAGTTGATCCCTTTCATGCTTTTAGCTGTACAGCAAGGACTTTACAGTCTCCAGGGAGGCTGCCCCCAAGAGGACCTCACATAAATT TTGGTGGAAGGTTTGGAggcagaggtggtggtggcagagGGCATGATGCCCTTGTGAATAGATGTATCAAAATCAAATCTGGCCCATACAAAGGATATCGTGGCCGTGTGAAAGAAGTAACTGGTGCACTTGTGCGCATAGAGCTTGATTCACTGATGAAAATTGTCACAG TTAAGAGAGAGGATATTGGTGACACAGCTGCTGTTGCAACACCATTTCG TGAAACCCGTTATTCAAGGGGCGTTGAAACACCTGTGCATCCTTCTCAAACACCACTACATCATATTCAGACTCCGATGAAGGATTCTGGAG CGACCCCAATTCGAGATGGAATGAGAACTCCTATGCCTAGTCGAGCCTGGGTGCCAATGAGTCCTCCCCG GGACAGCTGGGAAGATGGAGATCGGTCCACTTGGGCAAGTAGTCCAGCCTACCAG CCTGGAACTCCACGAGCACGACCATATGAAGCTCCCACTCCTGGATCAGGGTGGGCAAATGGTTGGGGTGATGCTTCAGGAAACGCTCAAAGCACGTATGCACCTTCAACACCTGTTGTGCAACCGATGACCCCAGTTCCTGCTGCCTCCTATTTGCCTGGTACTCCAGGTGGCCAGCCGATGACTCCAGGGGATGCTGGAATGGATCTAATGTCTCCTGTAATAG GTGGAGAGGCTGAGGGCACCTGGCTTCTGCCAGATGTTTTGGTGAACGTCTCGAGGGGAGGGGATGAGGTCACAGACGGTGTGGTGAAGGAAGTGTTCCCG GATGGGTCATGTCGTGTTGCCCTTGGGTCGCAGGGCAACGGAGACGAACTGATTGCAAGTGCAAACGAGCTGGAGGTGGTCAGGCCGAAGAAAAACGAGAAGCTCAAGATAATGAACGGCTCCATGCGTGGAGTCACGGGGAAACTGATTGGAGTTGATGGGTCTGATGGCATCGTGAAGGTGGAAGGTACCTTAGACGTGAAAATAGTTGACATGGTGATTCTGGGCAAAGTGGCTGCTTGA
- the LOC101759511 gene encoding N-alpha-acetyltransferase 40 isoform X3 produces MATAVKKRPRISSAAGRRPSRKEVLERKKAIDELIRKAIAVKDHLVQFPAFHKFQGNGLSVYLESGHGDQLTLPVRKYIQNLLKVNMEEPYGPEWPSEEKVKRQEMVAPEARYIFIKQYSNGFTTECSMNQDAGVEHMHTPCNEGHLVGFVHYRFVLEEELPVVYVYELQMEPSAQGKGLGKFLMQLIEQIACKNQMGAVMLTVQKANTQAMAFYTKLRYVISSTSPSRVDPQDGDEEL; encoded by the exons ATGGCGACGGCGGTGAAGAAGAGGCCCCGGATCAGCAGCGCAGCGGGGAGGAGGCCAAGTAGAAAGGAG GTattggagaggaagaaggcaatCGATGAACTTATAAGGAAAGCTATAGCTGTGAAGGACCATCTAGTGCAATTCCCTGCCTTTCATAAATTTCAGGGAAATG GCCTTTCAGTCTACTTGGAGTCTGGACATGGGGATCAACTTACACTACCGGTGAGGAAGTACATCCAAAATCTTCTAAAG GTTAATATGGAGGAGCCCTATGGACCGGAATGGCCATCAGAAGAGAAAGTTAAGCGCCAGGAAATGGTGGCCCCAGAAGCGCGATATATCTTTATCAAGCAATATTCAAATGGGTTTACTACTGAATGTTCCATGAATCAAGATGCAGGGGTGGAACATATGCACACACCATGTAATGAAGGCCACTTGGTTGGTTTTGTACACTATAGGTTTGTTTTGGAAGAGGAGCTACCTGTTGTTTATGTGTATGAGCTACAAATGGAGCCTTCTGCCCAGGGTAAGGGGCTGGGAAAGTTTTTGATGCAATTGATTGAACAGATAGCTTGCAAG AACCAAATGGGAGCTGTGATGCTAACAGTTCAGAAAGCTAACACACAAGCTATGGCTTTTTATACTAAGTTGAG ATATGTAATATCTAGTACCTCACCATCACGAGTGGATCCTCAG GATGGCGACGAAGAGCTCTGA
- the LOC101778996 gene encoding uncharacterized protein LOC101778996: MHACMPPLRRSPPPGRPPAAGSEFPSRRLVSRRSSWLVGALQCWPFMEGGAAAAMELSPAWGSPAAVAAPSDHHPHDHSFIRLPLLTSLSPSAIHACMITFPLGSRLCMKRRSQERTRLVTFLLLPSAVLFLSLFPCLPPSISTP; the protein is encoded by the exons atgcatgcatgcatgcccccCCTGCGTAGGTCTCCCCCTCCCGGCCGGCCGCCTGCTGCGGGGAGTGAATTCCCTTCAAGGCGTTTGGTTTCGCGACGGAGCTCTTGGTTGGTTGGGGCGCTTCAATGCTGGCCATTCATGGAGGGcggggctgctgctgccatggAGTTGTCGCCCGCTTGGGGTTCACCTGCCGCCGTTGCTGCGCCGTCCGATCACCACCCCCATGATCATTCATTCATTCGACTCCCTCTCTtgacctctctctctccctctgccattcatgcatgcatgataaCTTTTCCTCTTGGTTCTAG GCTTTGCATGAAACGGAGGAGTCAAGAACGCACCAGGCTCGTCACATTCCTCTTGCTGCCGTCAGCTGttctgtttctctctctctttccctgTCTCCCCCCATCTATCTCCACTCCATAG
- the LOC101759511 gene encoding N-alpha-acetyltransferase 40 isoform X2: protein MATAVKKRPRISSAAGRRPSRKEVLERKKAIDELIRKAIAVKDHLVQFPAFHKFQGNGLSVYLESGHGDQLTLPVNMEEPYGPEWPSEEKVKRQEMVAPEARYIFIKQYSNGFTTECSMNQDAGVEHMHTPCNEGHLVGFVHYRFVLEEELPVVYVYELQMEPSAQGKGLGKFLMQLIEQIACKNQMGAVMLTVQKANTQAMAFYTKLRYVISSTSPSRVDPQIGLEKSYEILCKTFDCEAKSKLEDGDEEL from the exons ATGGCGACGGCGGTGAAGAAGAGGCCCCGGATCAGCAGCGCAGCGGGGAGGAGGCCAAGTAGAAAGGAG GTattggagaggaagaaggcaatCGATGAACTTATAAGGAAAGCTATAGCTGTGAAGGACCATCTAGTGCAATTCCCTGCCTTTCATAAATTTCAGGGAAATG GCCTTTCAGTCTACTTGGAGTCTGGACATGGGGATCAACTTACACTACCG GTTAATATGGAGGAGCCCTATGGACCGGAATGGCCATCAGAAGAGAAAGTTAAGCGCCAGGAAATGGTGGCCCCAGAAGCGCGATATATCTTTATCAAGCAATATTCAAATGGGTTTACTACTGAATGTTCCATGAATCAAGATGCAGGGGTGGAACATATGCACACACCATGTAATGAAGGCCACTTGGTTGGTTTTGTACACTATAGGTTTGTTTTGGAAGAGGAGCTACCTGTTGTTTATGTGTATGAGCTACAAATGGAGCCTTCTGCCCAGGGTAAGGGGCTGGGAAAGTTTTTGATGCAATTGATTGAACAGATAGCTTGCAAG AACCAAATGGGAGCTGTGATGCTAACAGTTCAGAAAGCTAACACACAAGCTATGGCTTTTTATACTAAGTTGAG ATATGTAATATCTAGTACCTCACCATCACGAGTGGATCCTCAG ATAGGACTTGAAAAAAGCTATGAGATATTGTGCAAGACATTTGACTGTGAAGCTAAGTCCAAATTAGAG GATGGCGACGAAGAGCTCTGA
- the LOC101759511 gene encoding N-alpha-acetyltransferase 40 isoform X1, translating to MATAVKKRPRISSAAGRRPSRKEVLERKKAIDELIRKAIAVKDHLVQFPAFHKFQGNGLSVYLESGHGDQLTLPVRKYIQNLLKVNMEEPYGPEWPSEEKVKRQEMVAPEARYIFIKQYSNGFTTECSMNQDAGVEHMHTPCNEGHLVGFVHYRFVLEEELPVVYVYELQMEPSAQGKGLGKFLMQLIEQIACKNQMGAVMLTVQKANTQAMAFYTKLRYVISSTSPSRVDPQIGLEKSYEILCKTFDCEAKSKLEDGDEEL from the exons ATGGCGACGGCGGTGAAGAAGAGGCCCCGGATCAGCAGCGCAGCGGGGAGGAGGCCAAGTAGAAAGGAG GTattggagaggaagaaggcaatCGATGAACTTATAAGGAAAGCTATAGCTGTGAAGGACCATCTAGTGCAATTCCCTGCCTTTCATAAATTTCAGGGAAATG GCCTTTCAGTCTACTTGGAGTCTGGACATGGGGATCAACTTACACTACCGGTGAGGAAGTACATCCAAAATCTTCTAAAG GTTAATATGGAGGAGCCCTATGGACCGGAATGGCCATCAGAAGAGAAAGTTAAGCGCCAGGAAATGGTGGCCCCAGAAGCGCGATATATCTTTATCAAGCAATATTCAAATGGGTTTACTACTGAATGTTCCATGAATCAAGATGCAGGGGTGGAACATATGCACACACCATGTAATGAAGGCCACTTGGTTGGTTTTGTACACTATAGGTTTGTTTTGGAAGAGGAGCTACCTGTTGTTTATGTGTATGAGCTACAAATGGAGCCTTCTGCCCAGGGTAAGGGGCTGGGAAAGTTTTTGATGCAATTGATTGAACAGATAGCTTGCAAG AACCAAATGGGAGCTGTGATGCTAACAGTTCAGAAAGCTAACACACAAGCTATGGCTTTTTATACTAAGTTGAG ATATGTAATATCTAGTACCTCACCATCACGAGTGGATCCTCAG ATAGGACTTGAAAAAAGCTATGAGATATTGTGCAAGACATTTGACTGTGAAGCTAAGTCCAAATTAGAG GATGGCGACGAAGAGCTCTGA